A window of the Bdellovibrio sp. ZAP7 genome harbors these coding sequences:
- a CDS encoding D-glycerate dehydrogenase, with amino-acid sequence MKNTILLPYIAPKNVATLAKEKFDAFVSDHEMTTDEIVQLANEKKPQGMIVVPKQKFTKDIIAKLPNSVKVIATSSVGFDHLDIAAAKERGIQLTNTPDVLTECTADIAMLLLLNACRRGREYLEIMEAGWRKPFSQSEMLGIKVSGKTLGIYGMGRIGQAVADRARGFGMKIVYCNRRRLSPELEKGASYFAKLEDMLPHCQILSLNAPGTADTRHIINDQTLALLPDDAVLVNVARGSLVQEEALIRALQSGKIFAAGLDVFENEPAYDLRLKEFHNVFLTPHMGSATRETRDAMGFRALENIEQVLQGKKPQDALW; translated from the coding sequence ATGAAAAACACGATCCTTCTTCCCTACATTGCTCCCAAAAATGTGGCGACCCTCGCAAAAGAAAAATTTGATGCTTTTGTTTCAGACCATGAAATGACGACTGACGAGATCGTGCAGCTGGCGAACGAGAAAAAACCTCAGGGAATGATTGTTGTGCCAAAACAAAAGTTCACAAAAGATATTATCGCAAAACTTCCTAACAGCGTAAAAGTCATCGCAACCTCGAGTGTCGGCTTTGACCATCTGGATATTGCGGCAGCGAAAGAACGTGGCATTCAACTGACAAACACTCCTGACGTTTTAACAGAATGCACCGCCGACATTGCGATGCTTTTACTTTTAAACGCCTGCCGCCGCGGACGCGAGTATCTGGAGATCATGGAAGCGGGCTGGAGAAAACCCTTCAGCCAATCCGAAATGCTGGGAATCAAAGTCAGCGGAAAAACTTTGGGAATTTATGGCATGGGACGTATCGGTCAAGCCGTGGCTGATCGCGCACGTGGCTTTGGAATGAAGATCGTGTATTGCAATCGTCGCCGTCTTTCCCCAGAACTGGAAAAAGGTGCTTCATACTTTGCAAAACTGGAAGATATGCTTCCGCATTGCCAGATTCTTTCTTTAAATGCGCCCGGAACTGCTGACACAAGACATATCATAAATGACCAGACCTTGGCGCTTTTGCCCGATGATGCAGTCTTGGTGAATGTAGCTCGTGGAAGCTTAGTTCAGGAAGAGGCGCTGATTCGCGCCCTGCAATCCGGAAAAATATTTGCGGCAGGTTTGGATGTTTTCGAAAATGAACCTGCTTACGATTTACGACTTAAAGAATTTCACAATGTCTTTTTGACACCGCATATGGGCAGTGCCACTCGGGAAACTCGGGATGCCATGGGATTCCGTGCTTTGGAAAATATCGAACAAGTTCTACAAGGCAAGAAACCCCAAGACGCCTTGTGGTGA
- the rplT gene encoding 50S ribosomal protein L20 — protein sequence MARVKSGKTNRARHKKVLKRAKGYYSAGSRAYIHAVEKNDRGMAFAYRDRKAKKRNFRTLWNQRINAAARENGTTYSRLIGGLIKAGIQVDRKVLANLAITDAAGFAALCKHALA from the coding sequence ATGGCTCGTGTAAAATCTGGTAAAACAAATCGTGCTCGTCACAAAAAAGTTCTTAAAAGAGCAAAAGGTTACTACAGCGCTGGTTCTCGCGCATACATCCACGCGGTAGAAAAAAATGACCGTGGTATGGCTTTCGCTTACCGCGATCGTAAAGCTAAAAAACGCAACTTCCGCACTTTGTGGAATCAACGTATCAATGCAGCTGCTCGTGAAAACGGCACTACATACTCTCGTTTGATTGGTGGCTTGATTAAAGCTGGCATCCAAGTTGACCGTAAAGTTTTGGCTAACTTGGCTATCACTGACGCAGCAGGTTTCGCAGCACTTTGCAAACACGCTTTGGCGTAA
- a CDS encoding multidrug efflux SMR transporter, whose amino-acid sequence MTTTTAWILLVIAGVLEFIWATGLKYSEGFTKLVPSVFTLVTMGISFYLLSLSMRVLPVGVSYTVWTGIGAVGAVIVGTLVFKEPLSLMKLLFLGMIIAGILGLKFVE is encoded by the coding sequence ATGACAACTACAACAGCTTGGATTTTATTGGTTATTGCAGGAGTTCTGGAGTTTATCTGGGCCACAGGCCTTAAATATTCTGAAGGCTTCACGAAATTAGTGCCGTCCGTTTTTACTTTGGTCACCATGGGGATCAGTTTTTACTTACTTTCCCTCAGTATGCGGGTTTTGCCAGTCGGTGTGTCGTACACAGTATGGACGGGGATCGGCGCGGTTGGTGCCGTCATCGTTGGTACTTTGGTATTCAAAGAGCCCCTGTCGTTGATGAAGCTTCTGTTTTTGGGAATGATCATTGCGGGCATACTTGGCCTAAAGTTCGTAGAATAG
- a CDS encoding DUF3443 family protein — protein MNKIKAALILIGGLIGSLNQVACTASGTSSRSLAAAVYFPTTLTGNNVVPMSVGACGVNGYENEPCISITLCTPGTTTCQTIDNILVDTGSYGLKVFKSLITIPLSQISVTGGGSLASCTGYLDGSGHWGEVVRADVKLGGLSTQATVTAGIPIVTLNASYANASGCSDDPDTTPAVAGFNGIIGVGPFVEDCSVNDTGTNPCIVAAKSLYWKCTGNNCQKTAVPASDQVANPVAKLAAPYNTGVVLKLPSVSSTGAGAAYGYMVLGIGSDSNNTATGTTIFPVENDATFVTTYNGTSNPSGGSDYDYAFIDSGTNFNGFPRLGGSPTLCSGGSGFYCPASEINVYAIMKSGSVTQQVTFKVGNMFTLASADPQSKVFNNIAFDTSSMGSTVADIPFDWGLPFFLGRSVYVGIKGTSPTINGSATAGPFWAF, from the coding sequence ATGAATAAAATCAAAGCAGCTCTTATTCTGATCGGTGGACTCATTGGGAGTTTGAACCAGGTGGCCTGTACCGCCAGCGGCACAAGTTCGCGCTCGTTGGCGGCAGCCGTCTATTTTCCGACGACTCTGACTGGCAATAATGTCGTTCCCATGTCTGTGGGGGCTTGTGGCGTCAATGGCTATGAAAACGAGCCATGTATTAGCATCACCCTTTGCACTCCAGGCACCACGACTTGCCAGACGATTGATAACATCCTGGTCGATACGGGCAGTTATGGTTTGAAAGTATTTAAATCTTTAATCACAATTCCTCTGTCGCAAATTTCTGTCACTGGAGGAGGCTCTCTGGCAAGTTGTACCGGATACCTTGATGGTTCAGGTCACTGGGGTGAAGTCGTCCGAGCGGATGTGAAGCTGGGGGGCCTTAGCACTCAAGCGACAGTCACTGCGGGGATTCCGATTGTGACTTTGAATGCGAGCTATGCGAATGCTTCGGGTTGCAGTGATGATCCTGATACGACTCCTGCTGTGGCAGGGTTTAACGGCATCATTGGTGTGGGCCCCTTCGTTGAAGATTGCAGTGTGAATGACACCGGCACAAATCCTTGCATAGTGGCTGCTAAATCACTTTATTGGAAGTGTACCGGTAACAACTGTCAGAAAACGGCGGTGCCAGCTTCTGATCAAGTGGCCAATCCCGTGGCTAAACTCGCGGCTCCGTATAATACCGGCGTCGTCTTAAAACTTCCTTCGGTCAGTTCGACAGGAGCGGGCGCAGCTTATGGCTATATGGTCCTGGGGATTGGCTCTGATTCCAATAACACGGCGACGGGCACAACGATCTTTCCTGTGGAAAATGATGCGACCTTCGTGACGACCTATAACGGAACTTCGAATCCAAGTGGTGGATCCGACTATGATTATGCCTTTATCGATAGCGGAACGAACTTCAATGGTTTCCCTCGTCTGGGTGGCTCACCAACATTGTGTTCCGGTGGTTCAGGGTTTTATTGCCCGGCCTCTGAAATAAATGTCTACGCGATTATGAAATCCGGCTCAGTAACCCAGCAAGTTACCTTCAAAGTGGGGAACATGTTCACGCTGGCTTCGGCGGACCCACAAAGTAAGGTCTTCAATAATATCGCGTTCGACACTTCTAGTATGGGCAGCACCGTGGCTGATATCCCCTTTGACTGGGGATTGCCGTTTTTCCTAGGTCGCTCGGTCTATGTGGGCATCAAAGGAACCTCGCCTACGATCAATGGATCTGCTACGGCGGGACCCTTCTGGGCATTCTAA
- a CDS encoding glycerophosphodiester phosphodiesterase family protein — MRFSAVFLSSLFLSAPSAFAVMPLKIPRGIASIGASAVQCLTAKKMEVHGHRGMNGYPDNTIASFKAAFDAGVDVVELDLQVTDDNHLLVAHDAVPNVGTERCGVDHKSLLKAALRDLDFTTEQKVRCGIKKFDEEKLEPIPELKQVFAEFKDRKTAAGKPARLNIEVKYFMDQIQFYPPENEYIDLIIKVIRESGWATDRFFVQSFNVEFLMKFKAKAPDIEVVPLVGDARAAEKTALELGSKKVTPGFWHVNPELVFNMQKQGIKVIVWTPNLEGEIRQVIESGADGIITDYPELFYKIRDELCGI; from the coding sequence ATGCGTTTCAGTGCTGTTTTCCTATCCTCACTGTTCTTAAGTGCTCCCTCAGCTTTTGCGGTTATGCCGCTCAAAATTCCGCGTGGTATCGCGAGTATCGGTGCCAGCGCCGTTCAGTGTTTAACCGCAAAGAAAATGGAAGTACACGGTCATCGTGGGATGAATGGTTATCCTGATAATACAATTGCTTCATTCAAGGCCGCATTCGATGCGGGTGTGGATGTTGTCGAGTTGGATTTACAAGTCACAGACGATAATCATCTGTTGGTCGCTCATGATGCTGTTCCGAATGTGGGGACTGAAAGATGCGGTGTTGATCACAAATCCTTACTAAAAGCAGCGCTGCGCGACCTGGATTTCACGACCGAACAAAAAGTTCGTTGTGGGATTAAAAAGTTTGATGAAGAAAAGCTTGAACCCATCCCCGAGCTGAAACAAGTTTTTGCAGAATTCAAAGATCGTAAGACGGCAGCTGGTAAGCCTGCGCGCTTAAACATCGAAGTGAAATACTTCATGGATCAAATCCAGTTTTATCCACCTGAAAACGAATACATCGACCTGATCATAAAAGTCATTCGCGAGAGTGGCTGGGCGACGGATCGTTTCTTTGTTCAGTCCTTCAATGTCGAGTTCCTAATGAAATTCAAAGCCAAAGCCCCGGATATCGAAGTGGTTCCATTAGTGGGTGATGCGCGTGCTGCAGAAAAGACGGCTCTGGAATTAGGATCTAAAAAAGTGACTCCCGGCTTTTGGCATGTGAACCCTGAATTGGTGTTCAATATGCAAAAGCAAGGAATTAAAGTCATCGTGTGGACGCCGAATCTTGAGGGCGAGATCCGCCAGGTCATTGAATCCGGTGCCGATGGTATCATCACGGACTATCCTGAATTGTTTTACAAAATCCGCGACGAGCTTTGCGGGATTTAA
- a CDS encoding DUF2844 domain-containing protein: MKLHFCGLLMGAFIPLFSMTANAALGDQLVTTSSTATARKATSSGSSYSVSEATTDDGVKVRQYADSQGRVFGISWKGATLPPLSELLGTYLPEYKKEVKARGRQFGRRSLKISTDNIVVEGSSRQTDQRGRAYIPANLPQGFDLKEINFNE, from the coding sequence ATGAAACTTCATTTCTGTGGCCTTCTTATGGGGGCGTTTATTCCGTTGTTTTCAATGACTGCCAATGCAGCATTGGGCGACCAACTTGTCACGACCTCATCAACAGCGACAGCACGCAAAGCCACATCATCTGGTTCCAGTTACTCCGTTTCTGAAGCCACAACGGACGACGGTGTGAAGGTTCGTCAGTACGCCGATTCCCAAGGACGCGTGTTTGGGATTTCTTGGAAGGGTGCAACTCTTCCGCCATTGAGTGAACTTTTGGGGACATATCTGCCAGAGTATAAAAAAGAAGTGAAAGCTCGTGGTCGTCAGTTTGGCCGCCGCTCTTTAAAAATTTCCACAGACAATATCGTGGTCGAAGGTTCCAGTCGTCAGACGGATCAACGCGGTCGCGCGTATATTCCTGCAAACTTACCGCAGGGCTTTGACCTAAAGGAAATTAACTTCAATGAATAA
- the rpmI gene encoding 50S ribosomal protein L35, protein MKMRTHSGAKKRMKVTASGKVKKKSTRMRHLNSHMSSKTKRQLGKTSYVEDANMLQARRCLVF, encoded by the coding sequence ATGAAAATGCGTACTCACTCAGGCGCTAAAAAACGCATGAAAGTTACAGCGAGCGGCAAAGTTAAGAAAAAAAGCACTCGCATGCGTCACTTGAACTCTCACATGAGCTCAAAAACAAAAAGACAACTTGGTAAAACATCTTACGTAGAAGACGCGAACATGCTTCAAGCACGTCGCTGCCTAGTATTCTAA
- a CDS encoding NAD(P)/FAD-dependent oxidoreductase: protein MKRVIIIGAGAAGLTCAKHLIQAGIKCTLLEARNRIGGRALSVQNTFPAIELGAEFIHGAYAPMMDLLNDRKISFTDLCDNHLFFENNKLHETRDFWQKIERISSRLKADRKEDRSLTEFLKTHRRSLPQLDVGIFKSFIEGFDAADPDLVGERGLAAAEKAEEPELNGQSQFRPSLGHSHFIEELYKSSGLSKSDILLRHEVSEIEWTDKKIRVYCNNKRKALEADFAVVTLPIGVLRSKNFFTPEIPKLAEALESVHMGHALRTSFEFSHRFWENLSKRPVAFLHASPEYYYPTWWTQAPHRSNILIAWQGGPKAYEISFWTKEERVHHAFKTLSLITGRSPAFLKRHCLRSHEHNWSQDPYSLGAYTYVGVQKNGEYRNLRKVFHKRIVLAGEGTSVGSMIGTIQGAMASGERAARQILRIKL, encoded by the coding sequence GTGAAACGTGTAATCATCATTGGCGCCGGAGCCGCGGGCTTAACTTGCGCAAAACATCTGATTCAAGCCGGAATCAAATGCACCCTTCTGGAAGCTCGCAACCGTATAGGCGGCCGAGCCCTGTCGGTTCAAAACACCTTTCCAGCTATCGAATTGGGGGCCGAATTCATTCACGGAGCCTATGCTCCGATGATGGATCTCTTAAACGATCGAAAAATTTCCTTTACTGATCTATGCGACAATCATCTTTTTTTCGAAAATAACAAACTTCATGAGACTCGGGACTTTTGGCAAAAGATCGAACGTATCAGCTCTCGCCTTAAAGCTGATCGCAAAGAAGACCGCTCTCTTACTGAATTTTTAAAAACTCATCGAAGAAGCCTCCCCCAACTCGATGTGGGAATCTTTAAATCCTTTATTGAAGGTTTTGATGCTGCAGATCCCGATTTAGTGGGAGAACGAGGATTAGCCGCAGCTGAAAAAGCTGAAGAACCGGAACTAAATGGGCAAAGTCAGTTTCGTCCTTCCTTGGGCCATAGTCATTTTATTGAGGAACTGTACAAATCATCGGGTTTAAGTAAATCAGATATTTTACTTCGTCATGAAGTGAGCGAAATTGAATGGACCGATAAAAAGATTCGAGTTTATTGCAATAACAAGCGCAAAGCTTTGGAAGCAGACTTTGCTGTCGTCACCTTGCCCATCGGAGTTTTAAGATCCAAAAACTTTTTCACTCCTGAAATCCCCAAACTCGCAGAGGCCCTAGAATCCGTACACATGGGACACGCATTGCGCACTTCATTTGAATTTTCACATCGCTTTTGGGAAAATCTCTCAAAGCGGCCTGTGGCATTTTTGCACGCAAGCCCAGAATATTATTATCCCACTTGGTGGACCCAAGCTCCCCATCGCTCGAACATTCTGATTGCGTGGCAAGGGGGCCCGAAAGCTTACGAAATTTCATTTTGGACAAAAGAGGAACGGGTCCATCACGCTTTTAAAACGTTAAGTCTGATAACGGGCCGAAGCCCTGCCTTCTTAAAAAGGCATTGCCTCCGTTCACACGAACATAACTGGAGCCAGGATCCCTACTCATTGGGTGCTTACACTTATGTGGGTGTTCAGAAGAATGGTGAATATAGAAATCTTCGCAAGGTCTTTCATAAAAGAATCGTCCTTGCTGGAGAAGGAACATCTGTGGGATCCATGATCGGTACAATTCAAGGAGCAATGGCCTCCGGGGAGCGGGCCGCCCGGCAAATTCTGAGAATTAAACTCTGA
- a CDS encoding metalloregulator ArsR/SmtB family transcription factor, producing MQSLTILKALSDESRLNIFRLLLERDAYIEVISERLKLAPSTVSFHLKKLVEAGLVSSKKDQYYTIYFAVPDVAEVSLRELVLGAGIKLKEQDKVEEQYKEKVLKSFFKYGKLVKVPSQKMKREWVLARVSENLATNKSYSPNDLKELLQEIFPDPGLLITEMNAAGLIALHDGKYKRC from the coding sequence ATGCAAAGCCTCACGATCCTGAAAGCTCTTTCCGATGAATCAAGATTAAACATCTTCCGCCTTTTACTGGAGCGGGACGCTTATATCGAGGTGATTTCAGAGCGCTTGAAACTGGCCCCCTCCACTGTTTCTTTTCATTTAAAGAAGTTGGTGGAGGCCGGTCTTGTTTCCAGCAAAAAGGATCAATACTACACGATTTACTTTGCCGTTCCTGATGTTGCAGAAGTCAGTCTGCGCGAGTTGGTTTTAGGCGCGGGCATAAAACTGAAGGAACAAGACAAAGTCGAAGAGCAGTATAAAGAGAAGGTGCTAAAATCCTTCTTTAAATATGGCAAACTGGTAAAAGTGCCTTCGCAGAAAATGAAACGCGAATGGGTTTTGGCTCGTGTTTCAGAAAACTTGGCTACGAACAAATCCTACTCTCCCAATGATCTTAAGGAGCTTCTGCAGGAAATTTTCCCTGACCCTGGCTTGCTGATCACAGAAATGAACGCGGCAGGATTGATTGCTTTGCACGACGGCAAATACAAGCGTTGCTAA
- a CDS encoding Rrf2 family transcriptional regulator — protein MILRNQVEWALHCCSILSALPEGVYLATKDLAEFHGVPKEYLSKALQALSNAGLVDATLGPRGGYRLARAADKITFLDIVEAVEGKTSTFECSEIRKNGPCKQEKNAFKKPCQIARVMWKADEAWRKELRGITLKDLGDQLLRELPKEVLEENMNWLLSRS, from the coding sequence ATGATTTTAAGAAACCAGGTCGAGTGGGCTTTGCATTGTTGTAGTATTCTTTCGGCGTTGCCGGAGGGGGTCTATCTTGCAACCAAAGATCTGGCCGAGTTTCATGGCGTGCCGAAAGAGTATCTTTCAAAAGCTCTGCAGGCACTTTCCAATGCGGGCTTGGTTGATGCGACGCTAGGGCCTCGCGGTGGTTACCGTCTGGCTCGCGCTGCTGATAAAATCACGTTTTTAGATATCGTGGAAGCAGTGGAGGGGAAGACCTCCACTTTTGAATGTTCAGAAATTCGTAAAAATGGTCCCTGCAAGCAAGAAAAAAACGCTTTTAAAAAGCCTTGTCAGATTGCTCGCGTGATGTGGAAAGCAGACGAGGCTTGGCGTAAGGAATTGCGTGGCATCACTTTGAAAGACCTGGGGGATCAGCTTCTTCGAGAACTTCCTAAGGAAGTCCTCGAAGAAAATATGAACTGGCTTCTGTCCCGGTCTTAG
- a CDS encoding acetyl-CoA hydrolase/transferase family protein yields MAQDRIAERFRSKIISAEQAAELIKDGMVVGASGFTKAGDAKATLKALAEKAKKNPLKINLMTGASLGHNLDGLLAEAGAIARRMPFQSDATLRKKINTGEVMFTDPHLGETAELLAYGFLPAVDIAVIEVAAIYDDGSVLPTTSIGNNLTYARHAKEIILEVNTTIPLEIRGFHDIFATGISPQRSIIPVTEASTRIGTETMPIDPLKVVGVVLSDIKDSPVDLSAVDDKTQAISNHLMEFFNYEVKKGRLTANLPPLQTGIGNIANAVFSGFQKGPFENLKMYSEVLQDSTFDLIDTGKMAFASACSFAVTEACYERFFNNLDHYRGKILLRPEKISNSPEVIRRLGVIAINTAIEFDLYGNVNSTHIGGNKMMNGIGGSGDFARNSYLSIFVTQSASKNNSISHVVPMVTHVDSNEHDVDILVTDQGLADLRGLAPRERALRVIENCCHPEYRDQLKSYYKDAVARGGHTPHIIERAFSWHQNFNERGTMKF; encoded by the coding sequence ATGGCTCAAGATCGCATTGCAGAAAGATTTCGCTCTAAAATTATCTCCGCCGAACAAGCTGCTGAACTCATTAAAGACGGCATGGTCGTCGGAGCCAGTGGCTTTACCAAAGCTGGCGATGCAAAAGCGACTTTGAAAGCTCTGGCGGAGAAAGCCAAAAAGAATCCACTGAAAATCAATCTAATGACGGGAGCTTCTTTAGGACACAATCTGGATGGATTGCTGGCGGAAGCTGGTGCTATTGCCCGTCGCATGCCCTTTCAATCTGATGCGACTTTGCGAAAAAAAATTAATACCGGTGAAGTGATGTTCACCGATCCTCATTTGGGGGAAACGGCGGAGCTGCTTGCCTATGGCTTTTTACCGGCGGTCGATATTGCCGTCATCGAAGTAGCAGCGATTTACGACGACGGATCTGTGTTGCCGACGACTTCAATTGGCAATAACTTAACTTACGCTCGTCATGCCAAAGAAATTATTTTGGAAGTGAACACGACGATTCCCCTCGAGATTCGGGGCTTTCACGATATTTTCGCTACCGGAATTTCTCCGCAGCGCTCAATTATCCCTGTGACCGAGGCCAGCACTCGCATCGGAACCGAGACCATGCCCATTGATCCTTTAAAAGTTGTGGGCGTGGTTTTGTCAGATATTAAAGACAGTCCAGTGGACCTCAGCGCTGTGGATGACAAGACTCAGGCGATTTCGAATCACCTGATGGAGTTTTTTAATTACGAAGTCAAAAAAGGCCGTCTGACGGCAAACCTTCCTCCCCTGCAAACTGGAATCGGAAATATTGCCAATGCCGTTTTCAGCGGCTTTCAAAAAGGTCCCTTTGAAAATCTTAAAATGTATTCTGAGGTTTTACAGGACAGCACCTTTGATCTGATTGATACAGGAAAAATGGCCTTTGCTTCAGCCTGCTCTTTTGCGGTGACGGAAGCCTGCTATGAAAGATTCTTCAACAACCTGGATCACTATCGCGGGAAAATTCTTTTACGCCCGGAAAAAATCAGCAACTCGCCTGAAGTCATTCGTCGCCTGGGTGTGATCGCTATTAATACGGCCATCGAGTTTGATCTGTACGGTAACGTCAATAGCACGCATATTGGCGGCAACAAAATGATGAATGGTATTGGTGGCTCCGGAGATTTCGCCCGAAATTCCTACTTAAGCATTTTCGTCACTCAGTCAGCATCTAAGAATAACAGCATCTCGCATGTGGTTCCAATGGTCACTCACGTGGATAGCAATGAACATGACGTGGATATCTTGGTCACAGATCAGGGACTTGCGGATTTGCGGGGTTTAGCACCTCGCGAACGTGCTTTGCGAGTGATTGAGAACTGCTGCCATCCCGAATATCGCGATCAACTAAAGTCTTACTATAAAGACGCTGTCGCCCGCGGTGGGCACACTCCGCACATCATTGAGCGTGCGTTTTCCTGGCATCAGAACTTTAATGAACGCGGGACTATGAAGTTCTAA
- a CDS encoding esterase family protein, whose amino-acid sequence MKHFDTLTNYRAYEVHNFQIETLQIRSQCLKDNPLKDSATRFNPLLLPKSKGPWPVVLVLGGFSGNAPFYFNAKFNEQNTVQVIDQACSRGEAPEALYVFVDALTTWGGAQFLNSAAVGNYQDYIMTEIVPALSHYPVSKDPKEWCVMGGSSGGYGALQLASLFPEIFGLCAAIAPDSFFDASIINDLYQALPVWEKYGQSGLRVLEELRSGKLTKFRNWHSLLNAFGMSACYSPKGSSGDFHFPLDPRTGNKIVEIWQQWLEKDPVHFLPKRQDALRNLHALYLDVGTKDNFHLQYGARQITGVLTAMGIAHDYVEFDGNHFDIGERRPEVWKWLTTYWRK is encoded by the coding sequence ATGAAACACTTCGACACACTCACTAATTATCGCGCCTATGAAGTCCATAACTTTCAAATCGAGACACTGCAAATTCGCAGTCAATGTTTGAAAGACAATCCTTTGAAAGACTCTGCCACTCGCTTTAACCCCCTGCTTTTGCCGAAGAGCAAAGGACCTTGGCCTGTGGTTTTGGTCTTGGGCGGATTCAGTGGGAATGCGCCTTTTTATTTCAATGCGAAATTCAATGAGCAAAATACTGTTCAAGTGATTGATCAGGCGTGCTCCCGTGGCGAAGCTCCAGAAGCATTGTATGTTTTTGTGGATGCATTAACGACTTGGGGTGGAGCGCAGTTTTTGAATTCAGCGGCTGTCGGAAACTACCAAGACTATATTATGACTGAAATCGTTCCCGCACTTTCACACTATCCGGTTTCGAAAGATCCCAAAGAGTGGTGTGTGATGGGTGGCTCCAGTGGCGGCTACGGAGCTTTACAACTGGCGAGTCTTTTTCCAGAGATCTTCGGTTTATGTGCTGCGATTGCACCGGATTCATTCTTTGATGCGAGCATCATCAACGATCTTTACCAGGCACTACCCGTGTGGGAAAAATACGGCCAGTCGGGATTACGCGTATTAGAAGAACTCCGCAGTGGCAAACTGACCAAGTTTCGCAATTGGCATTCATTATTAAACGCCTTTGGAATGTCAGCATGCTATTCACCAAAAGGTTCCTCAGGTGATTTTCATTTTCCACTGGATCCGCGCACGGGCAACAAGATTGTTGAAATTTGGCAGCAATGGCTGGAAAAAGATCCTGTCCACTTTTTGCCAAAACGTCAGGATGCTTTACGCAATCTTCACGCGTTGTATTTAGATGTGGGCACCAAAGACAACTTCCACTTGCAGTACGGTGCCCGTCAAATCACGGGAGTGCTGACGGCAATGGGCATTGCGCATGACTATGTCGAATTTGACGGAAATCATTTTGACATAGGCGAACGTCGCCCTGAAGTTTGGAAGTGGCTTACGACTTATTGGAGAAAATAG
- the infC gene encoding translation initiation factor IF-3, whose amino-acid sequence MNREIRAQQIRVIDDEGNMLGVMTVPEAVRIAEERGLDLLEIAPTATPPTCKIMDYGKWKYEKKKQATAARKKQTVVTIKEVQMRPRTDQHDFETKMNHARRFLLDGDKVKVSLRFMGRELAHQEIGMDVIKKAIAFVDDLAMVESQPKMEGKQMFLMLAPDPLKIKEYQKAHPNKSKQDSKELDELKEVETDDED is encoded by the coding sequence GTGAATCGTGAGATTCGCGCCCAGCAAATTCGCGTTATCGACGATGAAGGCAACATGTTGGGTGTCATGACTGTACCTGAGGCAGTTCGTATTGCAGAAGAACGTGGATTGGATCTACTTGAGATTGCTCCAACAGCAACTCCTCCTACTTGTAAAATCATGGATTACGGCAAGTGGAAGTACGAGAAAAAGAAACAAGCAACGGCAGCTCGTAAAAAGCAAACTGTTGTGACGATCAAAGAGGTGCAAATGCGCCCTCGTACGGATCAACATGACTTTGAAACTAAGATGAATCACGCTCGTCGTTTCTTGCTGGATGGCGATAAAGTGAAAGTATCTTTGCGCTTTATGGGTCGTGAATTGGCCCATCAAGAAATCGGTATGGATGTTATCAAGAAAGCCATCGCTTTCGTTGACGATTTGGCAATGGTCGAATCTCAACCGAAAATGGAAGGTAAGCAAATGTTCTTGATGCTGGCTCCAGATCCTTTGAAAATCAAAGAGTATCAAAAAGCACATCCGAACAAGTCTAAGCAAGACTCTAAAGAGCTCGATGAGCTTAAAGAAGTCGAAACAGACGACGAAGACTAA
- a CDS encoding carboxymuconolactone decarboxylase family protein: MSQRVNYNQQSPEIVHSLMEISKQLSKSEISQTLRDMVNIRASQINGCAFCIDMHVKEARIHGERDLRVHHVQVWRESTLFNAQERAALEWTEAVTKLTAEGISDEIYNRVKEHFSEKQMSDLTLAIGLINQWNRLSIAFRAVPGSADKFFGLDKAGMN, from the coding sequence ATGAGCCAAAGAGTTAACTACAACCAACAATCACCTGAAATCGTTCACAGTCTAATGGAAATCTCCAAACAGCTTTCTAAAAGCGAAATCAGCCAAACTTTGCGTGATATGGTTAATATTCGCGCGTCTCAGATAAACGGCTGTGCCTTTTGCATCGATATGCACGTGAAAGAAGCCCGTATTCACGGGGAGCGCGATCTGCGAGTGCACCACGTTCAAGTGTGGCGTGAATCTACATTGTTTAATGCACAAGAGCGTGCGGCGCTAGAATGGACGGAGGCTGTGACAAAGTTGACAGCGGAAGGAATCTCCGATGAGATTTATAACCGTGTGAAAGAGCATTTCTCTGAAAAACAAATGTCAGATTTAACTTTGGCAATTGGTCTGATCAATCAGTGGAACCGCTTAAGTATCGCATTTCGTGCGGTCCCAGGATCCGCGGATAAATTTTTCGGCCTTGATAAGGCAGGAATGAACTAA